A window of the Brassica napus cultivar Da-Ae chromosome C5, Da-Ae, whole genome shotgun sequence genome harbors these coding sequences:
- the LOC106404105 gene encoding uncharacterized protein LOC106404105: MAGNKKRRFNTQVRPMGNLNTPNSGEGTTDPAPGSGVAGATREGAENPQVHNLEESDSEPESYKETPEKISATESSMTAYLEKMFSKIFDAMQSMVERLPGVAPPIRRSNLDSYADTPFVEGIASVEMPRKFSFPSIKMYDGTGDPDDHIAQYKQWRLAVALPKESREATMCKVFGSTLIGPALQWYINLPTRSISSFASLSNKFVEQFASSRSLEKTSDGLYDILQHRVEPLRDYIARFNQEKVAVPECSIPTTISAFKRGLLPDRSLYKELTMYPCKTMEDVLSRAWAQVKWEEDVASRAKAQPKQDQKSVRSDHGNRDERSSQRATKDSGNRNQGRFQYRPLEKEEGMSVSTWPDISHLSVSTPELVNVLRQMGQQVKWPQKMKAPDSFRNPGLWCDFHRDHGHKTEDCVVLRIEVNEQLQKGHLREFLSEKDKNHLNKEVPAKSAGAIPASPPRQDRVIHVISGGSEISGVSHAAAKKSTRNTKHGLEMTKPKRFLLGTDKISFTAKEQEKILAPHHDALVISLTVANCLVKRILVDTGISSNIIFQTAYQDLGLEESALTRKITPLIGFSGEVKQTAGEVTLPLYA, translated from the coding sequence ATGGCAGGCAACAAGAAGCGTCGTTTCAACACCCAGGTTCGACCCATGGGGAATCTGAATACTCCTAACTCCGGAGAAGGCACGACCGATCCAGCTCCTGGGTCAGGCGTAGCCGGGGCAACGCGCGAAGGGGCCGAGAATCCTCAGGTCCACAACCTGGAGGAGAGTGATTCCGAGCCAGAATCTTATAAGGAGACGCCTGAAAAGATATCAGCGACAGAGTCCTCTATGACTGCCTATCTCGAGAAAATGTTCTCCAAGATATTCGACGCCATGCAGTCCATGGTGGAACGCCTACCAGGAGTAGCTCCCCCAATCCGAAGGAGTAACCTGGACTCCTACGCAGACACCCCCTTCGTGGAAGGAATCGCCTCGGTCGAGATGCCTAGGAAGTTTTCCTTCCCCAGCATAAAGATGTACGACGGCACGGGCGACCCCGACGATCATATCGCTCAATACAAGCAATGGAGACTCGCGGTTGCGCTTCCAAAAGAATCCCGCGAGGCTACAATGTGCAAAGTCTTTGGCTCCACTCTGATAGGACCTGCCCTACAATGGTACATCAACCTACCCACCAGGTCCATATCCTCTTTTGCGAGCCTCAGCAACAAGTTTGTGGAGCAATTCGCAAGTAGTAGGAGCCTGGAGAAGACTTCAGACGGTCTCTACGATATTCTTCAGCATCGGGTAGAACCCCTGCGAGACTACATAGCCCGTTTCAATCAAGAAAAGGTGGCAGTTCCCGAATGCAGCATTCCTACCACGATCTCTGCCTTCAAAAGGGGCCTGCTTCCAGACCGGAGCCTCTACAAAGAACTAACCATGTATCCTTGCAAGACAATGGAAGACGTGTTATCCCGGGCCTGGGCGCAAGTGAAGTGGGAAGAAGACGTCGCTAGCCGTGCTAAGGCCCAGCCGAAGCAGGACCAAAAGTCGGTCCGATCGGATCATGGAAATCGGGATGAAAGATCCTCCCAAAGAGCGACCAAGGACTCCGGGAACAGAAACCAGGGCAGGTTCCAGTACCGACCCCTGGAGAAGGAAGAAGGAATGTCGGTATCCACTTGGCCCGACATCTCCCATCTCTCGGTATCCACACCGGAGCTAGTCAACGTCTTGAGgcagatgggccaacaggtcAAGTGGCCTCAAAAAATGAAGGCACCTGACTCGTTCCGGAACCCAGGCCTCTGGTGCGACTTCCATCGCGACCACGGTCACAAAACTGAAGACTGCGTCGTTCTAAGGATCGAGGTCAATGAACAACTCCAAAAGGGGCATCTCCGGGAATTCCTCTCAGAAAAAGACAAGAACCATCTAAATAAAGAGGTGCCGGCGAAATCCGCTGGAGCTATACCCGCCTCACCACCTCGCCAGGACCGAGTGATCCATGTCATATCCGGAGGTTCAGAGATAAGCGGCGTGAGTCATGCAGCTGCCAAGAAAAGCACCCGCAACACCAAGCACGGCCTGGAGATGACCAAACCAAAACGCTTTCTCCTAGGTACCGACAAAATAAGCTTCACGGCTAAGGAGCAGGAGAAGATCCTGGCTCCCCACCACGATGCCCTGGTCATCTCGCTCACCGTAGCAAACTGCTTGGTAAAAAGAATACTAGTGGATACTGGTATCTCCagcaacatcatcttccagaCTGCTTACCAGGACCTAGGGCTGGAGGAGAGCGCCCTGACGCGCAAAATAACTCCACTCATCGGATTCAGCGGCGAAGTCAAGCAAACAGCCGGAGAGGTCACTCTCCCATTGTATGCTTAA